The Aurantiacibacter gangjinensis genome includes a region encoding these proteins:
- a CDS encoding type III pantothenate kinase encodes MLLAIDVGNTNVVFALFEGSDIRARWRIATDGRRTGDEYATWLLQLLAMEGVERSAISRIIFASVVPRADHNLTVLAQKYFGITPIIAGQGAAEWGFEIDVEQPHTLGADRALNCIAAHALVGGDMIVVDFGTATKFEAVDFNGAYKGGIIAPGINLSLDALVGKTAKLPRIAIRAPETSSVIGRNTEDQMLIGVFWGYVAMMEGLIERMKAEIGRPVKVVATGGLAILFDQKTDIFDVIDADLTIRGLQILADRAGET; translated from the coding sequence ATGCTGCTCGCCATCGATGTCGGCAATACCAATGTCGTGTTTGCCCTGTTCGAGGGGAGCGATATTCGCGCGCGCTGGCGCATTGCCACCGATGGCCGCCGCACAGGTGATGAATACGCCACCTGGCTACTGCAACTGCTCGCCATGGAAGGCGTAGAACGCAGTGCCATCAGCCGGATTATCTTCGCCTCCGTCGTGCCGCGTGCCGATCACAACCTCACCGTGCTGGCGCAGAAGTATTTCGGTATCACACCGATCATTGCCGGGCAGGGCGCTGCCGAATGGGGCTTCGAAATCGATGTCGAGCAGCCGCATACGCTTGGCGCCGACCGCGCACTGAATTGCATTGCCGCGCACGCACTGGTCGGCGGCGACATGATCGTCGTCGATTTCGGCACGGCGACGAAGTTCGAGGCTGTCGATTTCAACGGCGCTTATAAAGGCGGTATCATCGCGCCCGGCATCAACCTCTCGCTCGACGCGCTGGTCGGCAAGACGGCGAAATTGCCACGCATCGCCATTCGCGCGCCGGAAACCTCCAGCGTTATCGGGCGTAATACCGAAGACCAGATGCTGATCGGCGTCTTCTGGGGCTATGTCGCCATGATGGAAGGGCTGATCGAGCGGATGAAGGCTGAAATCGGCCGACCGGTCAAAGTGGTCGCAACCGGCGGCCTCGCCATCCTCTTCGATCAGAAGACCGACATATTCGACGTTATCGACGCCGACCTGACAATTCGCGGGCTGCAAATCCTCGCAGACCGTGCTGGAGAGACATGA
- a CDS encoding NADH-quinone oxidoreductase subunit M, translating to MIGFPILSVMMLVPLVAAIICLFLDAKPARMLALAATLVNLALGILLWVNFDIGGAQWQFMERADLFAGFEYALGIDGIALMLIMLSVFLMPICIGASWEAIKTRVGEYMAAFLIMEVLMIGVFAAQDIFLFYIFFEAGLIPMYLIIGVWGGDNRIYASYKFFLYTLLGSVLMLIAMLWMVNEAGTSSIPVLMEYDFAPAAQTWLWLAFFASFAVKMPMWPVHTWLPDAHVQAPTAGSVILAGVLLKLGGYGFIRFSLPMFPDASAQFAWLVWGLSMVAVVLTSLIALVQHDMKKLIAYSSVAHMAIVTVGLFAFNVQGLEGAMMIMLGHGLVSGALFLCVGVIYDRLHTREIDRYGGLAINMPAYATLFLLFTMASIGLPGTSNFVGEFLALAGIYQANSWVAFVATTGIILGAAYMLYLYRRVCFGGQKNADAAAMPDLTVREYLLLGPIAAAVLWMGIYPESFLAPMRADIQVLDDRLAAAAPASDAQLAMTGPANAGEGE from the coding sequence ATGATCGGCTTTCCAATCCTTTCGGTGATGATGCTGGTGCCGCTTGTGGCGGCCATCATCTGCCTGTTCCTCGATGCGAAGCCTGCGCGCATGCTCGCGCTGGCGGCGACGCTGGTGAACCTGGCGCTCGGCATCCTGCTGTGGGTCAACTTCGATATCGGCGGCGCGCAGTGGCAGTTCATGGAACGTGCGGACCTGTTCGCGGGCTTCGAATACGCCCTCGGCATCGATGGCATCGCCCTGATGCTCATCATGCTCAGCGTCTTCCTGATGCCGATCTGCATCGGCGCGAGCTGGGAAGCCATCAAGACGCGCGTCGGCGAATACATGGCGGCCTTCCTCATCATGGAAGTGCTGATGATCGGCGTGTTCGCCGCGCAGGATATCTTCCTGTTCTACATCTTCTTCGAAGCCGGCCTCATCCCGATGTATCTCATCATCGGCGTCTGGGGCGGGGACAACCGCATTTACGCCAGCTACAAATTCTTCCTCTACACGCTGCTGGGATCGGTGCTGATGCTGATCGCCATGCTATGGATGGTGAACGAGGCGGGCACATCCTCCATCCCCGTGCTGATGGAATATGATTTCGCGCCCGCGGCGCAGACATGGCTGTGGCTCGCATTCTTTGCCAGCTTCGCAGTGAAGATGCCGATGTGGCCGGTTCACACATGGCTGCCTGACGCGCACGTGCAGGCGCCGACGGCAGGCTCTGTCATCCTGGCAGGCGTTTTGCTGAAGCTGGGCGGTTACGGTTTCATCCGTTTCAGCCTGCCCATGTTCCCTGATGCCAGCGCGCAATTCGCATGGCTCGTGTGGGGGCTGAGCATGGTAGCGGTCGTCCTCACCAGCCTGATCGCGCTGGTACAGCACGACATGAAAAAGCTCATCGCCTATTCCTCGGTCGCCCACATGGCGATCGTGACGGTCGGCCTGTTTGCCTTCAACGTCCAGGGGCTGGAAGGCGCGATGATGATCATGCTGGGCCACGGCCTGGTATCGGGCGCGCTATTCCTGTGCGTCGGCGTGATTTACGACCGGCTGCATACGCGCGAGATTGATCGCTATGGCGGCCTTGCCATCAACATGCCGGCCTATGCCACGCTGTTCCTCCTGTTCACCATGGCCAGCATCGGCCTACCGGGCACGAGCAATTTCGTGGGCGAATTCCTGGCGCTGGCCGGTATTTACCAGGCGAATAGCTGGGTGGCCTTCGTAGCCACGACCGGCATTATCCTCGGCGCGGCCTACATGCTCTATCTCTATCGCCGCGTGTGCTTTGGCGGGCAGAAAAATGCCGACGCCGCAGCCATGCCAGACCTTACCGTCCGCGAATACCTGCTTCTCGGCCCTATCGCCGCGGCGGTGTTGTGGATGGGTATCTACCCTGAAAGTTTCCTTGCTCCCATGCGCGCCGATATCCAGGTTCTCGACGACAGGCTCGCCGCCGCAGCGCCCGCTAGCGATGCTCAGCTCGCCATGACAGGGCCGGCCAATGCAGGAGAGGGCGAATGA
- the nuoN gene encoding NADH-quinone oxidoreductase subunit NuoN, with protein sequence MDYSASFQLIAPELVLAVSGLILLLVSAFVGDKSARAVHILAVVALGAAFALVLPVALYGAAGPDTLAFADLFRADAFAAFAKLLIFAASAAALIVAPRFLSAAAAKRPEYAVLVIFATLGMCIMVSANDLITLYMGLELNSLAAYVLAAFLRDNVRSAEAGLKYFVLGALASGILLFGMSLTYGFAGTTSFEGIALAISGGLTTGQLFGLTFVLAGLAFKISAAPFHMWTPDVYEGAPTPTTMFFASAPKVAAIALLARVSLEAFGSQALAWQQIVIFAALLSIVIGALGAIGQTNIKRLLAFSSINNVGFILIGLAVGTAAGASAMMVYLAIYTVMTIGSFVAVMLMRDADGNQLEGISDLAGLSVTRPVLAWCMLALMFSLAGIPPLFGFWGKFVVFQAAVEADLLALAAIGIAASVIGAFYYIKIVKVMFFDEPADTIKGDGDTPHWALLAICTLLISPLGYLLIGPLGNLADMAAASLAMIVPA encoded by the coding sequence ATCGACTATTCCGCCTCGTTCCAGCTGATCGCGCCGGAACTGGTGCTGGCCGTCTCCGGTCTGATCCTGCTTCTGGTATCGGCCTTCGTCGGCGATAAGTCGGCCCGCGCCGTCCATATCCTGGCCGTCGTGGCCCTCGGCGCGGCCTTCGCGCTGGTCCTGCCGGTTGCACTCTACGGGGCTGCCGGACCGGACACGCTGGCCTTTGCCGACCTGTTCCGCGCCGATGCCTTCGCAGCATTTGCCAAGCTGCTGATCTTCGCCGCATCAGCCGCCGCTCTGATCGTCGCGCCGCGCTTCCTTTCGGCAGCGGCGGCGAAGCGGCCGGAATATGCGGTGCTGGTGATCTTCGCCACGCTGGGCATGTGCATCATGGTGTCGGCCAACGACCTCATCACGCTGTACATGGGTCTCGAACTGAACTCGCTGGCGGCTTACGTGCTTGCTGCGTTCCTGCGCGACAATGTGCGCTCGGCAGAGGCAGGCTTGAAATACTTCGTGCTCGGCGCGCTCGCTTCCGGCATCCTGCTTTTCGGCATGAGCCTGACTTATGGCTTCGCCGGTACGACCAGTTTCGAAGGCATTGCGCTTGCTATTTCCGGCGGATTGACCACTGGCCAGCTGTTCGGCCTGACCTTCGTGCTGGCGGGTCTCGCCTTCAAGATCAGCGCCGCGCCGTTCCATATGTGGACGCCGGACGTCTATGAAGGCGCGCCGACGCCTACCACGATGTTCTTTGCCAGCGCGCCCAAGGTCGCGGCCATTGCATTGCTGGCGCGCGTATCGCTGGAGGCGTTCGGATCGCAGGCGCTCGCTTGGCAGCAGATCGTTATCTTCGCAGCGCTGCTGTCCATCGTGATCGGTGCGCTGGGCGCAATCGGCCAGACGAATATCAAGCGGCTGCTGGCTTTCAGCTCGATCAACAATGTCGGCTTCATCCTGATCGGCCTTGCCGTCGGCACGGCTGCGGGGGCCAGCGCGATGATGGTCTATCTCGCGATCTATACGGTGATGACCATCGGCAGTTTCGTCGCGGTGATGCTGATGCGCGACGCAGACGGCAACCAGCTGGAAGGCATTTCGGACCTGGCAGGCCTTTCGGTCACGCGGCCCGTGCTCGCTTGGTGCATGCTTGCGCTGATGTTCAGCCTTGCGGGCATCCCGCCCCTTTTCGGCTTCTGGGGCAAGTTCGTCGTCTTCCAGGCTGCCGTTGAAGCGGACCTGCTGGCACTTGCCGCCATCGGTATCGCGGCCAGCGTGATCGGCGCGTTTTATTACATCAAGATCGTGAAGGTCATGTTCTTCGATGAGCCTGCCGACACGATCAAGGGCGATGGCGACACACCGCATTGGGCCTTGCTGGCGATCTGCACCCTGCTGATCTCCCCGCTCGGCTACCTGCTGATTGGGCCGCTCGGCAATCTGGCGGATATGGCAGCCGCGTCGCTCGCGATGATCGTGCCTGCCTGA
- the nuoH gene encoding NADH-quinone oxidoreductase subunit NuoH, with the protein MTQFFIDLGMDAGWAAFVAAISGILLIALPLMLAVAMIIYVDRKVWAAINLRRGPNVVGPFGLLQSFADGLKVFLQETIIPSGANKGIFLLAPIITFTVALLAWAVIPFDAGVVLADINVGLLYILAISSLSVYGVTMSGWASNSKYPFFSAMRAAAQMISYEVSIGFILVCVVLYAGTFNLSDIVEGQRGHGFGIVNGYWFNLLLFPMWVVFFISSLAETQRVPFDLTEAESELVAGYQTEYSSMSFALFWLGEYANILLMCSLNTLLFFGGWLPPLNIDLIPWFDIPGIVWFLLKTFFFFFMFSWVMATVPRYRYDQLMRLGWKVFLPMSLIFVVLTSGWLMFTRYGGAA; encoded by the coding sequence GTGACCCAGTTCTTCATCGATCTCGGCATGGACGCTGGCTGGGCGGCCTTCGTCGCGGCCATTTCCGGAATCCTGCTGATCGCGCTTCCGCTGATGCTGGCGGTCGCCATGATCATTTACGTCGATCGCAAGGTGTGGGCCGCCATCAACCTGCGACGTGGCCCCAACGTGGTCGGACCGTTCGGCCTGCTCCAGTCCTTCGCAGACGGCCTCAAGGTCTTCCTGCAGGAAACGATCATTCCTTCGGGCGCGAACAAGGGCATCTTCCTGCTCGCGCCGATCATTACGTTTACCGTGGCACTGCTCGCATGGGCCGTGATCCCCTTCGACGCGGGCGTGGTGCTGGCGGACATCAATGTCGGCCTGCTCTACATCCTCGCGATCAGTTCGCTCAGTGTTTACGGCGTGACGATGTCGGGCTGGGCGTCCAACTCGAAATATCCGTTCTTCTCCGCGATGCGTGCTGCCGCGCAGATGATTTCCTACGAAGTCTCTATCGGCTTCATACTCGTCTGCGTCGTGCTGTATGCCGGCACGTTCAACCTGTCTGACATCGTGGAAGGCCAGCGCGGGCACGGCTTCGGCATTGTGAACGGCTATTGGTTCAACCTGCTGCTGTTCCCGATGTGGGTGGTGTTCTTCATCAGCTCGCTGGCAGAAACGCAGCGCGTGCCTTTCGACCTGACCGAGGCGGAAAGCGAGCTGGTGGCCGGTTACCAGACCGAATACAGCTCCATGAGCTTCGCGCTCTTCTGGCTGGGCGAATATGCCAACATCCTGCTGATGTGCAGCCTCAACACGCTGCTGTTCTTCGGTGGCTGGCTGCCGCCTCTGAACATCGACCTGATCCCGTGGTTCGACATCCCCGGCATCGTGTGGTTCCTGCTGAAGACGTTCTTCTTCTTCTTCATGTTCAGCTGGGTGATGGCGACCGTGCCGCGCTACCGCTATGACCAGCTGATGCGCCTCGGCTGGAAAGTCTTCCTGCCGATGAGTCTGATCTTCGTTGTCCTCACCAGTGGCTGGCTCATGTTTACCCGATATGGAGGTGCGGCATGA
- the nuoL gene encoding NADH-quinone oxidoreductase subunit L, giving the protein MIQIIVFAPLLAAIVAGLFGRVIGQTAAKLVTTGALFLAAALSWPIFLGFLNGTAEAGVTPVLTWVQSGALTFDWALRVDTLTAVMLVVITTVSALVHLYSWGYMDEDPDQSRFFAYLSLFTFAMLMLVTADNLVQMFFGWEGVGLASYLLIGFWYKKPSANAAAIKAFVVNRVGDLGFMLGIFGTFLVFQTTSIDAINEAAPAMAGSTIGFMGARWDTMTILCLLLFIGAMGKSAQLGLHTWLPDAMEGPTPVSALIHAATMVTAGVFMVCRLSPMFEAAPVALAAVTIIGAATCLFAATVGTTQWDIKRVIAYSTCSQLGYMFFAAGVGAYGAAMFHLFTHAFFKALLFLGAGSVIHAMHHEQDMRYYGGLRKEIPFTFWAMLIGTLAITGVGIYHLGAGFAGFWSKDAILEVSYAAGGHGTGAFWVGVFAALLTSFYSWRLMFLTFWGKPRWIESKHIQHAVAHGHDEPSEHNPPVQEDAGELHDHTVPSPDHAPGTGGYHPHESPWTMLVPLGVLSIGAIFAGQIFHDAFLSAEENFWAGSLAFDPALMQAITEVPYWVKYSALVVMLLGLFVAWMAYIRRPDLPRETTQQLGPIYNFIHNKWYFDELYDLLFVKPAFWLGRIFWKKGDEGTIDRFGPNGVAWVVSQGSGLAKKVQSGYLTSYALIMLIGLVAAVTWVLFS; this is encoded by the coding sequence ATGATCCAGATCATCGTCTTCGCACCGCTTCTGGCGGCTATCGTCGCAGGCCTTTTCGGCCGCGTGATCGGCCAGACGGCGGCCAAGCTGGTGACGACCGGCGCGCTGTTCCTTGCAGCGGCGCTTAGCTGGCCAATCTTCCTCGGTTTCCTGAACGGCACCGCAGAGGCTGGCGTTACGCCGGTGCTCACCTGGGTTCAGTCCGGTGCCCTGACATTCGACTGGGCGCTGCGGGTCGATACACTGACCGCCGTGATGTTGGTGGTCATCACCACCGTATCCGCCCTCGTGCACCTGTATAGCTGGGGCTATATGGACGAAGATCCGGATCAGAGTCGTTTCTTCGCCTACTTGTCGCTGTTCACCTTCGCCATGCTGATGCTGGTGACGGCGGACAATCTCGTGCAGATGTTCTTCGGTTGGGAAGGGGTGGGCCTCGCCAGCTATTTGCTGATCGGCTTTTGGTACAAGAAGCCAAGCGCCAATGCCGCCGCGATCAAGGCTTTCGTCGTCAACCGCGTGGGCGACCTTGGCTTCATGCTCGGCATCTTCGGCACGTTCCTCGTCTTCCAGACGACCAGCATCGACGCGATCAATGAAGCAGCGCCCGCCATGGCCGGCAGCACGATCGGCTTCATGGGCGCGCGCTGGGATACGATGACGATCCTGTGCCTGCTGCTGTTCATCGGCGCCATGGGCAAATCCGCGCAGCTGGGCCTGCACACCTGGCTGCCCGACGCGATGGAAGGCCCGACGCCTGTCTCCGCGCTGATCCACGCCGCGACCATGGTAACGGCGGGCGTGTTCATGGTTTGCCGCCTGTCGCCCATGTTCGAGGCAGCGCCGGTCGCCTTGGCGGCCGTTACCATCATCGGCGCGGCGACCTGCCTGTTTGCCGCAACCGTCGGCACCACGCAGTGGGACATCAAGCGGGTCATCGCCTATTCCACCTGCTCGCAGCTCGGCTACATGTTCTTCGCCGCTGGTGTCGGCGCCTATGGCGCAGCGATGTTCCACCTCTTCACGCACGCTTTCTTCAAGGCGCTGCTCTTCCTCGGTGCGGGCAGCGTCATCCACGCCATGCATCACGAGCAGGACATGCGCTATTATGGCGGCCTGCGGAAGGAGATACCGTTCACCTTCTGGGCGATGCTGATCGGCACGCTGGCGATTACCGGGGTTGGTATCTATCACCTCGGCGCAGGTTTCGCAGGCTTTTGGTCAAAGGACGCCATTCTGGAGGTGTCCTACGCTGCTGGCGGCCATGGCACGGGTGCATTCTGGGTGGGCGTCTTTGCCGCCCTGCTGACCAGTTTCTACAGCTGGCGCCTGATGTTCCTCACTTTCTGGGGCAAGCCGCGCTGGATCGAAAGCAAGCACATCCAGCACGCTGTCGCGCACGGGCATGACGAACCCTCGGAACACAATCCGCCGGTGCAAGAGGATGCCGGCGAGTTGCACGACCACACGGTTCCGTCGCCCGATCATGCGCCGGGCACAGGCGGATATCATCCGCATGAAAGCCCTTGGACCATGCTCGTGCCGCTCGGCGTCTTGAGCATTGGCGCAATCTTCGCCGGACAGATTTTCCACGATGCCTTCCTCAGTGCAGAAGAGAACTTCTGGGCGGGCTCGCTCGCCTTCGATCCGGCCTTGATGCAGGCGATTACCGAAGTCCCCTATTGGGTAAAATACTCGGCGCTTGTCGTCATGTTGCTCGGCCTGTTTGTCGCGTGGATGGCCTACATCCGCCGTCCTGACCTGCCGCGCGAGACGACGCAGCAACTGGGTCCGATCTACAATTTCATCCACAACAAGTGGTATTTCGACGAACTGTACGATCTCCTGTTCGTGAAGCCCGCCTTCTGGCTTGGCCGCATCTTCTGGAAGAAGGGCGATGAAGGCACGATCGACCGCTTCGGTCCGAACGGCGTAGCCTGGGTCGTGTCGCAAGGCAGCGGCCTCGCGAAGAAAGTGCAGTCCGGTTATCTTACGAGTTACGCTCTGATCATGCTTATCGGCCTTGTAGCCGCCGTCACCTGGGTGCTGTTCTCATGA
- the nuoK gene encoding NADH-quinone oxidoreductase subunit NuoK, producing the protein MIGIEHYVIVSSILFVLGVLGIFMNRKNIIIILMAIELILLSVNINLVAFSAFLNDLTGQVFAMFVLTVAAAEAAIGLAILVVYFRGRGTIAVDDVNRMKG; encoded by the coding sequence GTGATCGGTATCGAGCACTATGTGATCGTCAGTTCGATCCTGTTTGTGTTGGGGGTGCTGGGCATCTTCATGAACCGCAAGAACATCATCATCATCCTGATGGCTATCGAGCTGATCCTGCTGAGCGTGAACATCAATCTCGTCGCTTTCAGCGCATTCCTGAATGATCTGACCGGCCAGGTGTTTGCCATGTTCGTGCTGACTGTCGCGGCGGCGGAAGCGGCCATCGGGCTTGCCATCCTGGTCGTCTATTTCCGTGGCCGTGGCACCATCGCGGTCGACGATGTGAACCGGATGAAGGGGTAA
- a CDS encoding NADH-quinone oxidoreductase subunit J, translating to MQVFAFYLFAALMLAAGAFTIFARNPVHSVLWLILAFFNAAGLMVLVGAEFLAMLLVVVYVGAVAVLFLFVVMMLNIDFAELRAGFMKNAPLGLAIAVVLLAELVLGIGAYRAGALDLGTPLGDTPAVVTGKSNIEAIGALLYGKYLFLFEVAGIILLVAMVGAIVLTHRESRSTRGHQDIGKQNARRPEDATEMKRPTVGEGIEL from the coding sequence ATGCAAGTCTTCGCATTCTATCTTTTTGCGGCGCTGATGTTGGCTGCCGGCGCGTTCACGATCTTCGCGCGCAACCCGGTGCATTCGGTGCTCTGGCTGATCCTGGCGTTCTTCAATGCGGCGGGCCTGATGGTGCTGGTGGGGGCGGAGTTCCTCGCCATGCTGCTGGTGGTGGTTTATGTCGGCGCGGTCGCGGTGCTGTTCCTGTTCGTCGTGATGATGCTGAACATCGATTTTGCCGAATTGCGCGCAGGCTTCATGAAGAATGCGCCGCTTGGCCTCGCCATCGCCGTCGTGCTGCTGGCTGAGCTGGTGCTGGGCATCGGCGCCTATCGTGCCGGAGCGCTCGACCTCGGAACGCCGCTGGGTGACACGCCCGCCGTCGTGACGGGCAAGAGCAATATCGAGGCGATCGGCGCGCTGCTCTACGGCAAATATCTTTTCCTGTTCGAAGTGGCGGGCATCATCCTGCTGGTCGCCATGGTCGGGGCGATCGTCCTGACTCACAGAGAAAGCCGCTCGACCCGCGGACACCAGGATATCGGCAAGCAGAATGCACGGCGCCCCGAAGATGCGACCGAGATGAAGCGGCCAACCGTGGGTGAGGGGATCGAGCTGTGA
- the nuoI gene encoding NADH-quinone oxidoreductase subunit NuoI — protein sequence MTVAHLIKSFTLWEFVKAHALTLKYFFKPKVTINYPYEKNPISPRFRGEHALRRYPNGEERCIACKLCEAVCPAQAITIESEPREDGSRRTTRYDIDMTKCIYCGFCQEACPVDAVVEGPNFEYATETREELLYDKAKLLANGDKWERAIAANLEADAPYR from the coding sequence ATGACCGTCGCCCATCTGATAAAATCCTTTACCCTGTGGGAATTCGTGAAGGCGCATGCTCTCACGCTGAAGTATTTCTTCAAGCCCAAGGTGACGATCAACTATCCTTACGAAAAGAACCCGATCAGCCCGCGTTTTCGGGGCGAGCATGCACTGCGCCGCTATCCCAACGGGGAAGAGCGCTGCATTGCCTGCAAGCTGTGCGAGGCCGTGTGCCCGGCGCAGGCGATCACCATCGAGAGTGAGCCGCGCGAGGATGGCAGCCGCCGTACCACGCGTTACGACATCGACATGACCAAGTGCATCTATTGCGGTTTTTGCCAGGAAGCATGTCCGGTGGATGCCGTGGTGGAGGGGCCGAACTTCGAATACGCGACCGAAACGCGCGAAGAATTGCTCTACGACAAGGCGAAATTGCTGGCGAACGGGGACAAGTGGGAGCGCGCTATCGCCGCGAACCTTGAAGCCGACGCGCCATACCGATAG
- a CDS encoding biotin--[acetyl-CoA-carboxylase] ligase: MIETVAETGSTNADLLARLARGDAVPDGHWLVAQRQTAGRGRQGRAWLDGEGNFTGSTVVNLEPPFNPPPETLSFVAALAVYETVLPLLPDPGALRMKWPNDVLLAGAKFCGLLLERHQQVVVIGIGVNLASAPEIEDRVVSALSDSAKTPPLDTFARTLAQQFAIELARWWESGHEPILRRWAAAAHPVGSRLRVHAPDGEIVSGTFAALGDTGALLLRLPDGATTAIHAGDVMLEND; the protein is encoded by the coding sequence GTGATCGAAACCGTCGCCGAAACCGGCTCCACCAATGCAGACCTGCTGGCACGGCTAGCGCGCGGTGACGCCGTACCGGATGGCCACTGGCTTGTAGCGCAGCGGCAGACGGCGGGGCGCGGCAGGCAGGGCAGGGCTTGGCTGGACGGCGAGGGAAACTTCACCGGCTCCACCGTCGTCAATCTGGAGCCGCCCTTCAATCCGCCGCCCGAAACGCTAAGCTTTGTCGCGGCACTGGCCGTCTACGAGACGGTCTTGCCGCTGCTGCCCGATCCCGGCGCGCTCCGGATGAAATGGCCGAACGACGTCCTGCTGGCAGGCGCGAAGTTTTGCGGACTGCTGCTGGAGCGCCATCAGCAGGTCGTCGTGATCGGGATCGGCGTCAACCTCGCTAGCGCGCCGGAAATCGAGGATCGTGTCGTGTCGGCGCTCTCGGACAGCGCAAAGACCCCGCCGCTCGACACGTTTGCGCGCACGCTGGCGCAGCAGTTCGCCATCGAACTCGCCCGCTGGTGGGAAAGCGGCCACGAGCCGATCCTGCGCCGATGGGCCGCCGCAGCCCATCCTGTTGGAAGCCGCCTGCGGGTCCACGCACCCGATGGAGAAATAGTTTCGGGCACATTCGCGGCCCTCGGCGATACCGGAGCCTTGTTGTTGCGTTTGCCCGATGGCGCGACAACTGCCATTCACGCAGGCGATGTGATGCTGGAGAACGATTGA